Within Candidatus Bathyarchaeota archaeon, the genomic segment ATTCTAGCGCGGTGATGCCAGCGGCTTCAATCAAACTGGGTATAACAACAATATCTGATGCAACATACAATTTCTCTAATTGATGGCTATCTACTTCACCTAGAAATCGAACTTTCGTTAATTTCATAATTTTAGCCATTTCAACCAGTTCTTTAAATTGAGGGCCATCACCTGCCACTATTAACAGAATATCGCTTCTTTTTTCGGCTATCTTCTTCATTGCCCTTAATAGGTAGTGTACTCCATTTTTCGGAATTAGCCTTCTCGCCGTGAACAATACCTTATGGCTCTCAGGTAAGCCCAATTCCTTTCTAAACTTCCGATGCTTTGTTCTAGCCAGAAGCAATTTCCTATCAATTTCATCAACCCCGTTGGTAATTACTTTGATTTTATCTTTTCTTAAGCCACACCTTTCAACTTCTATTCTTACAAACTTACTGCATGCAATTACGTAAGGAGCCCTTCTCAAAACGAACTTTGTTATGATATTCAAAACAGGATTCAGTCTTAGGCCGTATTTGACCTCAGAGTCTCTCAAAATGTCGACTCCGTGAACTGTGATTATAAATGGCTTTCCAAATATCTTGCTTAAAGCGAGAGCCACTAAACCCGAAGGCAAAGCGAAGTGAGCGTGAACGATATCTGGATTAAACCTTTTGCACTCAAAAATACTGAGAAGAAAAAATATCGGTAATAAAATGAATTTAAAAGACCTTATTGGTGCCCTATACACG encodes:
- a CDS encoding glycosyltransferase; the protein is VYRAPIRSFKFILLPIFFLLSIFECKRFNPDIVHAHFALPSGLVALALSKIFGKPFIITVHGVDILRDSEVKYGLRLNPVLNIITKFVLRRAPYVIACSKFVRIEVERCGLRKDKIKVITNGVDEIDRKLLLARTKHRKFRKELGLPESHKVLFTARRLIPKNGVHYLLRAMKKIAEKRSDILLIVAGDGPQFKELVEMAKIMKLTKVRFLGEVDSHQLEKLYVASDIVVIPSLIEAAGITALESMAYMKPLVAFDSGGLTEIIDENKVGIVVENRNIEQLSNKILELVESPSRRRKFSNNCMKNIGKYDWNKITKRIYELYCSSTRA